From Herbaspirillum sp. WKF16:
GCGGCCGTGGGTTTCCACCACGCCGGCGACCACGTCGATGCCTTGGGCCGCCAGCGCCTGGGCCGCCTCCAGCATGGCGAAGGTCTTGCCGACGCCGGCCGAGAAGCCGAAGAAGACCTTCAGGCGTCCGCGCGCCTGGCGCTCTTCGTCGCGCATGACGCGTTCGAGCAGGTCGTCGGGATTGGGGCGGGTGGTCATGGGAGCAGGAGTTTTTTGGGCATTGTAGTGCAGTGGGGTGCTTGCAGGGGGCTTGTCATTGCGCAAGGGGCTTGTCGGATTGGTGGATGACCTTGAACGACCGTTGAACGACGCTGGATCCCGGCCTGCGCCGGGATGACGGATTAAAAACACAGTAAACCAATGCATCAAGGCCGAAGCGAGGCGCAAGCAAGACAAAGCCGCAGGCGAGTCGGATACAGCGCGATGCCGCAGGCGAGCCGGACACGCTTTCCCCTTGTGGGCCAGCCGTCGGAGCGGCGCAAAAAGTGGATCAGGGCGTCAGTCGGAGCGCAGCGACTCTGACGCCCCCACTTTTTGCGCCGCTCCGGCGGGCACCCCGAAGGGGCTGGCACTTAGGGGCCGTTTTCTTTGCTTACTTTCTTTGGCGGGCCAAAGAAAGTGAGCGGCTGCCGGGCCGCCCCCGGCGCTCACCTCCGACCGGAGAAAGATAAGGCTAGAGCCGGTACATCTGCATGCAGCAAGACCTGACTACTCAAACAACGACGGCATCCACGCCGACTTCGATACACCGCAAAAGCGGCTACTCAGTCCGAACGGAATTCAAGGAAGCGCAACGAACGACACTGGGTCCCGGCCTGCGCCGCAACGACGGATTAAAAAGACAGTGAGCCAATGCATCAAAGCCGAAGGCGAGGCGCAAGCAAGACAAAGCCGCAGTCGAGTCGGAGACCCCGCGAGGCCGCAGGCGAGCCGGACATGCTTTCCCCTTGTGGGCCAGCCGTCGGAGCGACGCAAAAAGTGGATCAGGGCGTCAGTCGGAGCGCAGCGACTCTGACGACCCCACTTTTTGCGACGCTCCGGCGGGAACCCCGAAGGGGCTGGCACTTAGGGGCCGCCTTCTTTTGCTTACTTTTCTTGGCGGAGCAAGAAAAGTGAGCGGCTGCCGGGCCGCCCCCGGCGCTCCGCTTCGACCGGAGAAAGATCAGCATCAAGCCAGTACATCTGCACGCGGCAAGACCAGACTACCCAAACAACAACGACTGCATCCACGCCGACTTCGATACGCCGCCAAAGCGGCTACTCAGCCCGAACGGAATTCAAGGAAGCGCAACGAACGACACTGGGTCCCGGCCTTCGCCGGGACGACATGGAAGAGATAGCCAACACCTCCTCATGCTCAAGATCCTCGCTACTCGTCGTTCCTGCGACAGCAGGAACCCAGCGCCGTTGAGCGCGCAACCCCGCCCGCCAACTACTTAGCCACCACCATCGGCGCCACCTCATCCAACGCCAGGTTCAGCTTGAGCACATTGACCCGCGCCTCGCCGAACAATCCCCACTGCGGCTGCTCCGCATTCTCCCGCACCAGGGCCCGCACCCGCTCCGCATCCAGGCCGCGCGCCTGCGCCACGCGGCGCACCTGGTACTCGGCCGCCTCCGGGCTGATATGCGGATCCAGCCCGCTGCCCGAGGCCGTCAACAGGTCCATCGGGATCGGCCCCTGGCCGCCGGCATCCTGCAAGGCCTTGGCCCGGTCTTCGGCGGCTTGCTTCAACGCCGGGTTGGTGGGCCCCAGGTTGCTGCCGCCGGAGGCCGTGCCGTTGTTGGGGAAGACGCCGCTGGCCGATGGCCGGCCCCAGAAGTAACCGGGGCTGGTGAAGCTCTGCCCGATCAGCACCGAGCCGACCGCCACGCCCCGGTTCTCGATCACGCTGCCGTTGGCCTGCGCCGGGAAGAAGGCCTGCGCCAGGCCGGTGACGATGGCCGGATAGACCCCGCCCAGCAGCACGCCCAGCAGGATGAACAGGGTCAGCGCGGGGCGCAGCGTACTCTTGGTGTTGTGTTGCTTCATGATGATGTCCTCGAAAAATCAGTGCTCAGACCAGGCCGAACGCGGCCAGCAGCATGTCGATCAGCTTGATGCCGACGAACGGCACGATCAGGCCGCCGACGCCGTAGATCAACAGGTTGCGGCGCAGCAGCACGGCCGCGCCCAGCGCGCGGTAGCGCACGCCGCGCAGCGCCAGCGGGATCAGCGCGACGATCACCAGCGCGTTGAAGATCACCGCCGACATGATGGCCGAGCCGGGGCTGGCCAGATGCATCACGTTCAACGCGCCCAGCTGCGGATAGGTGGCCACGAACATCGCCGGGATGATGGCGAAATACTTGGCCACGTCGTTGGCGATGGAGAAGGTGGTCAGGCTGCCGCGCGTCATCAGCATCTGCTTGCCGATCTCGACGATCTCGATCAGCTTGGTCGGGTTGCTGTCGAGGTCGACCATGTTGCCGGCCTCCTTGGCGGCCTGGGTGCCGCTGTTCATGGCCACCGCAACGTCGGCCTGCGCCAGCGCCGGAGCGTCGTTGGTGCCGTCGCCGGTCATCGCCACCAGCTTGCCTTCGGCCTGGTGCTGGCGGATCAGCGCCAGCTTCTGCTCGGGCGTGGCCTCGGCCAGGAAATCGTCGACGCCGGCCTCGGCGGCGATGGCGGCCGCGGTCAGGCGGTTGTCGCCGGTGATCATCACGGTCTTGATGCCCATGCGGCGCAGCTCGCCGAAGCGTTCCTTGATGCCCCCCTTGACGATGTCCTTCAGCTCCACCGTGCCGAGGAAGCGGATCGGCGCGCCGTTGTGGATGACGGCCGCTTCGTTGTTCCACTCCACCACCACCAGCGGCGTGCCGCCGCGGCGGGCGATGGTCTCGATGTCGTGCTCGACCTGGCTGGGCAGGCGCTGGTCGGCCGAGCGCGCCAGCTTGCGGATGGCGTCGGCGGCGCCCTTGCGGATGCGGCGGGTGCCGAGGTCGATGCCGGAGACGCGGGTCTGCGCCGAGAACGGGATGAACTGCGCGCCCAGGCCGGCCATCTCGCGTTCGCGCAGGTTGAAGCGATTCTTGGCCAGCACCACGATGCTGCGACCTTCCGGCGTTTCATCGGCCAGCGAGGCCAGTTGCGCGACGTCGGCCAGTTCGCGCTCGGACACGCCCGGCGCCGGCATGAAGGCGGCGGCCTGGCGGTTGCCCAGGGTGATGGTGCCGGTCTTGTCCAGCAGCAGCACGTCGACGTCGCCGGCGGCTTCCACCGCCCGGCCGGAGGTGGCGATCACGTTGGCCTGCATCATGCGGCTCATGCCGGCCACGCCGATGGCCGAGAGCAGGCCGCCGATGGTGGTCGGGATCAGGCATACCAGCAGCGCCACCAGCGCCGTGACCGACACCGGCGAGCCGGCGCCGGCGGCATTGACCGAGAACAGCGAGAACGGCAGCAGCGTCACGGTGACCAGCAGGAACACCAGCGTCAGCGCCACCAGCAGCAGCGTCAGGGCCAGCTCGTTGGGCGTCTTCTTGCGCTGCGCGCCTTCGACCATGGCGATCATGCGGTCGAGGAAGGCCTCGCCCGGGTTGACCGAGACGCGCACCACGATCCAGTCCGACAGCACGCGGGTGCCGCCGGTGACGGCCGAGAAATCGCCGCCGGATTCGCGGATCACCGGGGCCGATTCGCCGGTGATGGCGCTCTCGTCCACGGTGGCCACGCCTTCGATGACGTCGCCGTCGGCCGGCACGGTGTCGCCCGCTTCGATGAAGACGATGTCGCCTTTCCTGAGCTTGTCGCCTTCGGTGGTTTCATAGTGCTCGGCCCGGACTGCGGCGCCGACGATGCGGGCCTGTTCCGGTTTTTTCAGCTTCTTGGCCAGCACGCTTTTCTTGACGCCGCGCAGCGCGGCGGCCTGGGCCTTGCTGCGCCCTTCGGCCAGCGCCTCGGCGAAGTTGGCGAACAGCACGGTGAACCACAGCCAGGCGGCCACCGCGAAGATGAAGCCGGCCGAGGCCTCGCCCCGGCCCACCAGCGCCTGGATGAACAGCAGCGTGGTCAGGATGCTGCCCAGGTAGACCACGAACATCACCGGATTGCGCCACTGCACGCGCGGCGACAACTTGCGGAAGGAGTCGACCAGGGCCGGCTTGACGATCTTGGGGTCGAACATCCAGCGCACGGTCTGCGCGGCGGAGGGGATCGCGTCGGGCGTCGCGGTGGCGGCGCCGGACTGGTTGCTTGAAGAAGGGGTAGTCATATCGGTATCCAATCTGGGTTCGCCGTCCCGATGCAGGGATCGGGACGGCATCCAATTTCTTGCTTACATCGCCATCATCTGGAGATGCTCGACGACGGGGCCCAGCGCCAGCGCCGGCACGTAGGTCAGCGCGCCGACCAGCAGCACCGCGCCGATCAGCAGCGCCACGAACAGCGGGCCGTGGGTGGGCAAGGTGCCGGAGGTGGCGGCCAGGCGCTTCTTGCCGGCCAGGGAACCTGCCATCGCCAGCACCGGGACAATGATCCCGAAGCGGCCCAGCCACATGGCCCAGCCGGTGGTGACGTTGTAGTACGGCGTGTTGGCCGAGAGCCCGGCGAAGGCGCTGCCGTTGTTGTTGGCCGCCGAGCTGAAGGCGTACATGATCTCGGTGAAGCCGTGCGCGCCGGGGTTGGCGATGCCGGCCAGGCCGTTCTCCACCATCACCGAGACGGCCGTGAAGATCAGCACCAGCGCCGGCGTCATGAGGATGGCGATGGACATCATCTTCATGTCGAACACGCCGATCTTCTTGCCCAGGTACTCCGGCGTGCGGCCGATCATCAGGCCGGCGATGAACACCGCCAGCACGGCGAAGATCAGCATGCCGTACAGGCCGGCGCCGACGCCGCCGTAGATCACCTCGCCCAGCTGCATCTGCAGCGTCGGGATCAGGCCGCCCAGCGGCGACAGCGAGTCGTGCATGGCGTTGACCGCGCCGCAGGAGGCGGCCGTGGTGATGGCGGCGAACAGCGCCGAGGCGGTGACGCCGAAGCGGGTTTCCTTGCCCTCCATCATGCCCGGGCCGGAGGCATGCAGCGAAGCCAGCATGGTGTTGGGCTGGGACTCGAAGTACATCAGGGCCAGCGTCATGGCGATGAACAGGATGGTCATCGAGGCCAGGATCGCCCAGCCCTGGCGACGGTCGCCGACCAGCACGCCGAAGCTGGTGCACAGCGCGGCGGGAATGATCAGGATCGCCAGCATCTCCAGGAAGTTGGACAGCGGGGTCGGGTTCTCATACGGGTGCGCCGAGTTGGCGTTGAAGAAGCCGCCGCCGTTGGTGCCCAGCATCTTGATGGCTTCCTGCGAGGCCACCGGCCCCATGGGCAGGGTCTGCCTGTCGGTGCTCTGCGCCTCCACCACCGGCTCGCCCTTGGCGTCCTTCAGGGGCTGGCCGGCCGCATCCAGCTTGGGCACGGTGTAATGAGTGACTTCCAGCGTCTTCACTTCCTGGTAGGGCTTGAAGTTCTGGATGCTGCCCTGCTGCACCAGCGCCAGCGCCAGGATCACCGACAGCGGCAGCAGCACGTACAGGGAGGAACGCGTCATGTCGACCCAGAAGTTGCCGATGCTCTTGCTGCTGTGGCGCGAGAAGCCGCGGATCAGCGCGAAGGCGATGGCGATGCCGGTGGCGGCCGAGACGAAGTTCTGCGCCGCCAGCGCCGCCATCTGCGTCAGGTAGCTCATGGTCGATTCGCCCACGTAGCCCTGCCAGTTGGTGTTGGCCACGAAGCTGATGGCGGTGTTGAACGAAGAGTCGCCGCCGACGTTGGGCAAGCCCTGCGGATTGAGCGGCAACCATTGCTGCACGCGCTGCAAGGCGTAGACGAAGAGCAGGCCGAGGAAGTTGAACAGCACGGCAGCGATGGCGTATTGCTTCCAGTCCATCTCATCGTCGCGGCCGATGCCGCAAAGACGATAGAACACGCGCTCGACGCCGCCGAAGATCCGGTTGACCTTCGACTTGCCTTCCATCACGCGCGCGATGTACCAGCCCAGGGGAACGGAAAGTACCAGCAAGACGCCCAGGTAAAGGGCGAGCTGAAGATAGTTATTGCTGTCCATGTCAGAAATCCTCCGGCTTGATCAGGGCATAGACCAGATACACCAGCAGGGCGACCGAGACGGCCAGGCCGAGCAGATACATGGGGTTCATTTCTTCTCGCCCTCCTGCCGCTCCAGGCGGCTGCACAGGGCGACGAAGGCCCACATCGAGATGCCGCACAACAGCAGCATGCCCACATAGAGAAAATCCGCTTGCCACATTTCCCACTCCATTGATGACGTTGTTCGATCCGTTCCAGCGCGGAATCGGAGACAGTCGAACGATAGGGGGAGAGGCGTTAAATCTGGGTAAAACTATGGGGAGGGGGTGTAAACAACGCGTAAACGGATTGCGGGATCGGAGAGCGGAAACGACGCTGCGTTCCTGCTGCCGCAAGGGTGACGGAGATGGGATTGCCTCCCCCTGCCTGTCGTCCCTGCGAAAGCAGGGACCCAGCGGCGTCGTTCATGCGGGCGCCATCGTTGGCCCGGACGCAACGAACGACGCTGGGCTCCTGCTTTCGCAGGAGCGACGGAGATGGAGTTGGAACAAGCCTGTGGTCCCCGGGAAAGCGACGGGAGCCATGGACGCAAGCGAAAAAGCGAAGGGAATTCGACAGCCGGAAAACCGGATCAAGCCACGCTGACCTTGCCCACCTCAACCCGGTTCTTGCCCAGGCGCTTGG
This genomic window contains:
- the kdpC gene encoding potassium-transporting ATPase subunit KdpC, with protein sequence MKQHNTKSTLRPALTLFILLGVLLGGVYPAIVTGLAQAFFPAQANGSVIENRGVAVGSVLIGQSFTSPGYFWGRPSASGVFPNNGTASGGSNLGPTNPALKQAAEDRAKALQDAGGQGPIPMDLLTASGSGLDPHISPEAAEYQVRRVAQARGLDAERVRALVRENAEQPQWGLFGEARVNVLKLNLALDEVAPMVVAK
- the kdpB gene encoding potassium-transporting ATPase subunit KdpB — encoded protein: MFDPKIVKPALVDSFRKLSPRVQWRNPVMFVVYLGSILTTLLFIQALVGRGEASAGFIFAVAAWLWFTVLFANFAEALAEGRSKAQAAALRGVKKSVLAKKLKKPEQARIVGAAVRAEHYETTEGDKLRKGDIVFIEAGDTVPADGDVIEGVATVDESAITGESAPVIRESGGDFSAVTGGTRVLSDWIVVRVSVNPGEAFLDRMIAMVEGAQRKKTPNELALTLLLVALTLVFLLVTVTLLPFSLFSVNAAGAGSPVSVTALVALLVCLIPTTIGGLLSAIGVAGMSRMMQANVIATSGRAVEAAGDVDVLLLDKTGTITLGNRQAAAFMPAPGVSERELADVAQLASLADETPEGRSIVVLAKNRFNLREREMAGLGAQFIPFSAQTRVSGIDLGTRRIRKGAADAIRKLARSADQRLPSQVEHDIETIARRGGTPLVVVEWNNEAAVIHNGAPIRFLGTVELKDIVKGGIKERFGELRRMGIKTVMITGDNRLTAAAIAAEAGVDDFLAEATPEQKLALIRQHQAEGKLVAMTGDGTNDAPALAQADVAVAMNSGTQAAKEAGNMVDLDSNPTKLIEIVEIGKQMLMTRGSLTTFSIANDVAKYFAIIPAMFVATYPQLGALNVMHLASPGSAIMSAVIFNALVIVALIPLALRGVRYRALGAAVLLRRNLLIYGVGGLIVPFVGIKLIDMLLAAFGLV
- the kdpA gene encoding potassium-transporting ATPase subunit KdpA, whose translation is MDSNNYLQLALYLGVLLVLSVPLGWYIARVMEGKSKVNRIFGGVERVFYRLCGIGRDDEMDWKQYAIAAVLFNFLGLLFVYALQRVQQWLPLNPQGLPNVGGDSSFNTAISFVANTNWQGYVGESTMSYLTQMAALAAQNFVSAATGIAIAFALIRGFSRHSSKSIGNFWVDMTRSSLYVLLPLSVILALALVQQGSIQNFKPYQEVKTLEVTHYTVPKLDAAGQPLKDAKGEPVVEAQSTDRQTLPMGPVASQEAIKMLGTNGGGFFNANSAHPYENPTPLSNFLEMLAILIIPAALCTSFGVLVGDRRQGWAILASMTILFIAMTLALMYFESQPNTMLASLHASGPGMMEGKETRFGVTASALFAAITTAASCGAVNAMHDSLSPLGGLIPTLQMQLGEVIYGGVGAGLYGMLIFAVLAVFIAGLMIGRTPEYLGKKIGVFDMKMMSIAILMTPALVLIFTAVSVMVENGLAGIANPGAHGFTEIMYAFSSAANNNGSAFAGLSANTPYYNVTTGWAMWLGRFGIIVPVLAMAGSLAGKKRLAATSGTLPTHGPLFVALLIGAVLLVGALTYVPALALGPVVEHLQMMAM
- the kdpF gene encoding K(+)-transporting ATPase subunit F; translated protein: MNPMYLLGLAVSVALLVYLVYALIKPEDF